In the Microplitis mediator isolate UGA2020A chromosome 5, iyMicMedi2.1, whole genome shotgun sequence genome, AGTAGATAAATTAGATTTGATAATAGATCGCGATGAAATTATTCTTGTCTAATTCAAGTAAAATATTCGACGACAAGGATTTTTGGAATTAAACTAAATTATGATCGCGAATTAACTTCTTATTTATctgtcattaaaataaattactagtgatagatattaattacaaatttcttttttaataacaaaagaaAAAGTTACCGAACAATCCCTGGATTACAAGAATGATTCAACAGCGCAGGAGTTGGGTACAACCCGCCGccaataaaattacttttacatTTGGCCAAATTAACTTCCCCTCTGGGCTTGACTATCTCGGAAATTTCGTGAGTATTAAACTGCAAAAGTTGTAGATGATGGCACAGTAGATCTGCGGCGTATAATTCGTCTTCAGTGAGCGGTTCTCCCGGCTCTGATTTAACGTTATCCGGAAGATAAGAACTTAATTTCAGTACTCGTAGCAACCATGCTGTCATATAAGCGCGATGGAATAAATCATCCATAGTTCTTTCATCCTCATGAGtcactaaataaataagtagacAATTTATGAGTTgcaataaattgtaaaaatattttttcgacttttacTTACCGAGAGACCAATAAGAGAAGTAGTCACTTCCCTTGAAAGTATGATCGGCAGTAGGTCTGAAAGACGTtcgaattttgtaaaaatcatCTTTCAAAGCCAACAATTTGGACCAGGGCTTCTGCAAAATTGCTTTGATGGCCATCAGACAGGTGATGGAAGCGTCGGACAGCCACAGAGGAGCCAGAAGTTTGCACTCATTGAGATGCGCTTTGCTGTCAGCGTCGCGGCACCTGGTGCTGCAGTACGCGATGATAGCGCAGGTATCGCACGCCGCTGGATACGgcgcgatattttttttaaaacaataatggCAATTTTTCAGTCTGTATTCCCCGAGCAGCATTGCACTGTGCGGCTTTTCAACCATCAAAACTTCCCCCGGTTCAATGTCGCGCGTCGCGATCCCGTGTCTTCCCGCATCCGCGGTCTCGCGGATCTCGACCGCGGAACTGCAGTTCGGGTAGAGCGGGTTGCAGTCGACTATTTTTGGAAGTTCGCTTCTAGACGTCGATTGTTTGACTagattgtttttgtttttgtttgaTTTATTCAACTCCTTTCCTTTTTCCATCACTGCCAGCATCATCCGGATGTCCATCTCCAGTTTCTGCTTCTTTTCAAGCGGTAATTTGGTGTCGTCTAAATTTGTCAGAGTTTTTTTGAATGACTCGATGGCCTGCGTGTTGTTTTTGAGTGCGAGATAACATCGGGCGCGTCGCTCTTCTAATTTGTATGCCAGTTCTTTGGGATACCCGATTTGAAAGGCTTCATTTGCGTCCGAGAGCGCGAGTTCATGTAGATCTAGATTGTACAGAGCCGCGGAACGATTTGCTAAAAATATTCCTAGATCTACAAtaaagaattgattttttaaaattaaatgatcaattgattttgattttgatttttattttatttaaatacgaaCCTTTTTTGGGAGTCACCAAAATAGCATTCGAATAAATTTCAAGTGCCTGCAGATAATTACCCTGtccgaaatatttatttccggTTTCCTTTATTTTCAGCGCATTCTCGATGTTTTTCACTGGACAGTTTTCGACTTCTAGAGTGAGGTAATGAGCCTCGGGATGGCTGAGCAAAAAAGACACCCGCTCGCCATTGGTATTTAGACAcgcgaattttttgaaatcctCGTCGATCGCTTGCCGACAAGCCAGCAAATTTGACTTAAAGTAACTCGCGATCTCGATATCGTCGTTCTCTAACATcgttagtaatttttcaacGCGGGAGCTGAGAGTAAACTGCTTGATTTTCTACGGTACACTTTCTACTGTTCTATTTTTGTTATTCTATTTAAATCGCGTGGGTTAAAATAagacttttgttttttttagtaacttagtaattaaattgaattaaattaattagtaattatttaaatgaaaataaaaatactgtagtaaaatttatttttttattcttaagtACAATATATACAagtcttaataattaaaaaaaaactatattagatgattgtttttaattaaaaaaaatgaatgagcttttttttaaatttaatttaaaaatatggcaATACTAATTAGAGATAAATTATgcagtttttattattttttctgggtgaaaaattttcggagtgacCGCGGATTCAATCCGCGGTGAATGTGGAGCGCatgtgtttttttatttaatttctcggagtaaaatttactgcggggaatttattttagaattaaaactCTGAgtcggagtaaattcggattgaaatataatatttactttacaTACGAAgcgtttttttcaaattccggaACACTGAGtggatttgaattttaaaatccgTCTTTTcggtcttttttttaaataaaaaattgaagaaaaaaaatcgactaattatttgaccataaaatattaagttgggataaaatttaaaaattaatttaaataaaccgcgaaaattttttatgtaaaaaataataagagctgcataattaaaaaactaaaattaaaaaaatcaatgccCTAATCATCAGccgtaaaataatttaaaaatcataagaagCTTCGTCGTCATCCTTGGACTTGGCGCGTAGTCCCAATTTGTAAAGCCCACCGGCAACAATCCCGCCAATGACCGGACCGACCCAATAAATCCATTGATGAGTCCAAGATCCAAGAATCACCGCAGGCCCAAAAGACCTCGCGGGATTCATGCTGCTGCCCGTGACAGGAACCGCGGCCATATGAGCGACAGTTATTGTCAGCCCGATGGCCAAAGGGGCCCAGCCGACGGTATCGCGACGTTTCGGATCAGTGGTTGCGTGGACGACGAGGACCAAAAGAAATGTCACTATTGCCTCCATTAGAATTCCCTGACCACTGTCTATACCGTCACCCAATGACGTCGCTCCTATTCCGTGGGAGGTAATCGCCGGCGGTATGACGACCTGCGCACAAAAATTGGcaattaatagaataaaaaaaaaatttcttaagccTTCAAacgaaataataacaaaaaaatttactttcaaaacagCAGCACCAGCAATAGCACCACAACATTGACAAACAATATAACAAATAGCTCTCAACAATGAACATTTACCACTAACGACAAGACCCGCCGTGACCGCAGGGTTCACATGACATCCAGACACTGGTCCCAACACCTGCAAgtacagtaattaatttatttaataactggtcattaatgaatgaataaatttaattatatttattagagtactctctaaattaactatttaaacTTCTATTTGGCGAAACAGACACCACTTGGTCTGATGGGTCTCGAATGCTCGGACCCGGCAACCCAGTTCTCATACACGACAGCAAGGTCTTCAGCAGCCCCAGGCTATTCTTTGAGCACATATGCGCTAACATGTTACCTATTGCGTAATTCTCTTCATtcgatttattttactttttttttttgcttattttttattattatttttacctcGTGTccttttttctataattaattattcattctAAACAATTAGaccattcattatttttcatcaaatttctTATACtccaattacaaataaataaataaataaataaataaattagtatgcaattagatgattttttttcaaataattagtaaaattttttataaatttaaatcatcaaTTTAATGACAGGGTCCCGCATTTACatgtttagatttttttataaaaaactgactccaattatatataaaaaaatttatatatatataattaataattaatatgaaaaataataatttaatttatagatttaaataacaaaatagtTTTTATGACGACAGGGGCTGCGATGTCCTCGAGTAAGTGAGCGCACTTTTGCGtttgtttgtatttttatattactatatgtatatatatgtatataaaagcCTCTCTCGAAGAATTAGTTGGCAATTTTTGTGCCCCGAGGGTATGTTGACCTACAGCCCCCAGACATTATATTCGCTtactaaaataacttttacgctgatatatatttttattttaccattaAGGGAACCCTAtcttatatttatcaattacccttttaattgaatttaaaatacatatatttaaaaaaatatcattcatacatttattattattattatcattattattattattattatttattgttttaaggCCATGGAGTCATAGCTCCTTGCGGACCTCCAAAATACATTACAATGaatgttaattaacaaaagtaGTGTAATACAGATATTAGTAATACATTATACATATgatatatacactgtaaaaagagcggtgttaaaaatggactcattttaactccgcccggtgttaaaattaaattaaaccggtgtaggaggagtaattcaccggtgttaaaaataccggtgttaaatcagagtaaccggtgtaaaagcggagtaaaatcggtgtaaaagcggggtaaccggtgtaaaaacggagtaatatcggtgtaaaagtggggtaacaggtgtaaaagtggagtaatgtcggtgtaaaagcggggtaaattgcgtccgcttggagtattaactttaaagattataaaacacaaaaaatgtcagttctctatgaaaattaataaagaatattatttattaacaattacagtgatcgagtaagtaaaaatattcacaaagtaaaatattttaacaccggtaaagaatatctacaccggcggcggcgttattttaacaccgatctagaatatttacatcggcagcggtgttattttaacaccggagaattttttttaacaccggtacagaatatttacaccggcagcggcgttattttcacaccgctttcgggggtaaatttaacaccgataattttaacacctacaccgattggacttaccccggtaattttttacagtgtacactgtaaaaagagcggtgttaaaagtggactcgttttaacaccgcccggtgtaaaaatgaaattacaccggtgtaggaggagtaatacaccggtgttagaaataccggtg is a window encoding:
- the LOC130669162 gene encoding SET and MYND domain-containing protein 4 — protein: MLENDDIEIASYFKSNLLACRQAIDEDFKKFACLNTNGERVSFLLSHPEAHYLTLEVENCPVKNIENALKIKETGNKYFGQGNYLQALEIYSNAILVTPKKDLGIFLANRSAALYNLDLHELALSDANEAFQIGYPKELAYKLEERRARCYLALKNNTQAIESFKKTLTNLDDTKLPLEKKQKLEMDIRMMLAVMEKGKELNKSNKNKNNLVKQSTSRSELPKIVDCNPLYPNCSSAVEIRETADAGRHGIATRDIEPGEVLMVEKPHSAMLLGEYRLKNCHYCFKKNIAPYPAACDTCAIIAYCSTRCRDADSKAHLNECKLLAPLWLSDASITCLMAIKAILQKPWSKLLALKDDFYKIRTSFRPTADHTFKGSDYFSYWSLVTHEDERTMDDLFHRAYMTAWLLRVLKLSSYLPDNVKSEPGEPLTEDELYAADLLCHHLQLLQFNTHEISEIVKPRGEVNLAKCKSNFIGGGLYPTPALLNHSCNPGIVRYFVGTTMIVRSIRTIRKGTEVCDNYGPHFATSAEADRKRKLRLNYWFDCNCEACNQHWPLLNDINPKLLRFRCETGAACGNVLRVNVDSNEFMANCSKCGKSTNIMKGLKALQDTDALFKVASRHLEDGDNSEALDTYLKILKILDETLALPIKDYYLCQQGVKLTMLPLGNTAVI
- the LOC130669167 gene encoding aquaporin AQPAn.G-like isoform X1, yielding MPAKPVGKRESYLQLWREFVGHHHAYNNAAQRRVVFITPAAMNIATVVPVPETPIDDSVSEQDANSYKGRAKDFLGLEEVSKIEFLVPLFSEALGTFLLVLIGCASCITWEETKPPTVIHIAFTFGLAVAALAQVLGPVSGCHVNPAVTAGLVVSGKCSLLRAICYIVCQCCGAIAGAAVLKVVIPPAITSHGIGATSLGDGIDSGQGILMEAIVTFLLVLVVHATTDPKRRDTVGWAPLAIGLTITVAHMAAVPVTGSSMNPARSFGPAVILGSWTHQWIYWVGPVIGGIVAGGLYKLGLRAKSKDDDEASYDF
- the LOC130669167 gene encoding aquaporin AQPAn.G-like isoform X2, producing the protein MSKSWKGAKDFLGLEEVSKIEFLVPLFSEALGTFLLVLIGCASCITWEETKPPTVIHIAFTFGLAVAALAQVLGPVSGCHVNPAVTAGLVVSGKCSLLRAICYIVCQCCGAIAGAAVLKVVIPPAITSHGIGATSLGDGIDSGQGILMEAIVTFLLVLVVHATTDPKRRDTVGWAPLAIGLTITVAHMAAVPVTGSSMNPARSFGPAVILGSWTHQWIYWVGPVIGGIVAGGLYKLGLRAKSKDDDEASYDF